The genomic segment CTGGCTAGACTGCCTCGTCGGCTGTGCCGTCGTGGCGCCGATCCAGGCGCGATCCTATTCAGCGCCGATGCAAGGCCTGCTCCGCGCCCGCGAATCAAGCTGCCTACTCTGCAGGGGGTTCGGCGATGATTCCACACCCTCTCAAGCCTAAAGAGAAGTTTCAGAAACAGCGCGGCCTGCGCTACCCAAAGTGCGGCTGTGAGCATTTCCGGGTCATCTATAACCGCGCTTGGGGTGGCAATTTGCGTCAACGGCGCGAGTGCCGATATTGCGGACACCGGACCACGACGGCGGAACGAGCGCAGTGAATATCGAATCCGTCGTGTGTGAGTGTCTTAAACCTTTAAACCGCAGTCGAAGTTCTTGTGTAGAGCGACCAAAACGACCGATTGTCTCATTTGGCGCGAAGCCCTAAGTTTATTACTTCTTCATCAGCGTGTATGGCCCGGAAATCTCTAATTCTAGTTTCCCCTCTTTGCAAGTGTTGTTCCGAATCTTATCACGGGTAATGCTATCAAAAATATCGGCCTTGTACTCCCGCGTCCAGAAGACAACAGGGATCGTCGCTCGCACGCGAACCCGCTTCTCTACTTCATCAAAGACATCAAGGTTGCACGAGGCGGGAGCGTCTGGTTTTTCTTCAAGAAATATGATACCATCACCATTGGCCGCATAATAAGACTTGGAATGTACGTTTTTGCAAGTGCGATTTTTGTATGATAGCCCATCACCACTAAAGCCGAGTACTAAAATGAGGGAGTACTCCGAAACGTACCGCTTCCATTCCTCCTTATCCTTTAGAGAAAATGCTTGTAGTGACAAGAAACCGTCATAGACGATTAATGCTGTAATTGCTCGCTTCGCGGCCTCGTTAGATGCGGATCTCCACTCGTCTTCAATAAGTAGTATGGGTTTTCGGTAAGATCTATATTCTCGCATGACATGTGATACACAGCCGGAACCCCGCACAATAACCTTAACCGTGCCTTTTACTTTCTCTTTTTCCAGCGCAATCTGCTCTTTCTGTAGCTCTTCGTCAAAGCGACAGTCAAGTAGGGTGCGATAGGCTGTCATCGCAGCGTCGTATTCTTTTTCCTTGCCCAACCGGCGAGCCAAGGACACTAGGTCGTCGCGGCTTTTCGTTGCAAGGTGGCGAAGCTTTTCTTCGCGCGACATCTGGAG from the Phycisphaerae bacterium genome contains:
- a CDS encoding FlgO family outer membrane protein — encoded protein: MATKSRTTQAYEATEIASVSKEFRDSVHKVGNIAIRFERARKFSLSFCHLSPLLLVGSIAIGVSMPSPAFSAEKKLLAVTEFDVSESVQEPDLGRSISDMLISRLENRYRIVERTQITKILAEHDLVLADVISDVGALKGKKLSGIDYLVVGNVARIEGLYISARLLEVNSGIVVQSADVYIADSGATRAGADELASVLQMSREEKLRHLATKSRDDLVSLARRLGKEKEYDAAMTAYRTLLDCRFDEELQKEQIALEKEKVKGTVKVIVRGSGCVSHVMREYRSYRKPILLIEDEWRSASNEAAKRAITALIVYDGFLSLQAFSLKDKEEWKRYVSEYSLILVLGFSGDGLSYKNRTCKNVHSKSYYAANGDGIIFLEEKPDAPASCNLDVFDEVEKRVRVRATIPVVFWTREYKADIFDSITRDKIRNNTCKEGKLELEISGPYTLMKK